GTTTGCTGCTCAGCCGAAGGGATACAGCAGGCGAAAGCAGCGATGACGGTTCCTGTATCATCAAGTAAAGGAGATAAAAGAAGTGTTGATGTTACAGAAGTGCCCGTCTTATGCAACAAGGAGGCATTCGGTAATTGGACGGATTGACGGCGCTCCAAGAAGGCATGCCAAATCTGTTGGCTGAATGCTATGTCTTCCCGTTCAAGAAGTGGGACGATCTGACCCACGATTTCCTGTTGTGTCCAGCCCCATTGCTGTTCGGCTAGCTCATTCCAAGATCGGATGGTCAAGTCAGTATTCAGTATGAAAGCGGGTAAAGGGAATTCTTGAATGACGACTTCATAGGAATCAATGGTCGAACGGTCCATTACGTGCGCACGCTCCTTTATAATGAAAAGAGATGACGGTTCACTTGTCTTGTCTTTTCCCAATATATTCAATTCTTACGCACTAGAATCCTTTCGATTAGACATTTTTTAGATGAAGATTCTGTGAAAGAATCTGCTATAATAAAATTGAAAGCGTTTTCTAAAGAGTTATGAGGGGGAATCTCGATGAATCAAACAGAGAAAATCATTCAACAGACAGAACAGTTCGGAGCACATAACTACCATCCACTCCCGATTGTCATCTCAGAAGCAGAAGGTGTCTTTGTCACGGATCCGGAAGGACGCCGTTATATGGATATGCTGAGTGCCTACTCAGCGGTCAACCAGGGGCATCGTCATCCAAAGATCATCGAGGCTCTAAAACGTCAGGCAGATAAGATTACATTGACGTCACGTGCCTTCCACAATGATCAACTCGGCTTTTTCTATGAGAAAGTAGCGCAATTGACTGGAAAAGACATGGTGCTACCGATGAACACGGGTGCAGAAGCAGTCGAGACAGCGGTTAAAGCAGCACGTCGTTGGGCATACGAAGTGAAACAGATTCCGGGTGATGCTGAAATTATTGTTTGTGAAGGAAACTTCCACGGTCGGACAATGACAGCTGTCTCAATGTCGACAGAAGCAGAATATCAACGGGGGTTTGGTCCGCTTCTTCCTGGAATCAAAACGATTCCGTACGGAGATCTCGATGCGTTAAAACAAGCGATCACTGAAAATACAGCTGCCTTTATCCTTGAACCGATTCAAGGAGAAGCAGGGATTTTAATTCCTTACGATGGTTTCCTAAAAGATGCACAAGAAGTTTGTCGTGCGCAAAACGTCCTTCTTGTATCCGATGAGATCCAGTCTGGACTTGGTCGTTCTGGTAAATGGTTTGCATCTGACTGGGATGAAGTAACGCCAGATATGTATATTCTCGGTAAAGCACTCGGTGGTGGTGTATTCCCGATTTCGTGTGTGGCTGCGAATAAAGATGTCCTTTCTGTCTTTAATCCAGGATCACACGGATCGACGTTTGGTGGAAACCCACTTGCATGCGCCGTCTCGATTGCTTCACTTGAAGTGTTAGAAGAGGAAAAACTTCCGGAGCGTTCACTCGAACTCGGTACGTACTTTATGGACAAATTGAAACAGATCAACAATCCGATGATTAAAGAAGTGCGCGGTCGCGGATTATTCATTGGTGTTGAGTTGACAGAAGCAGCGCGACCATATTGCGAAGCGTTAAAAGAAAAAGGATTACTTTGTAAAGAAACGCACGAGACAGTCATTCGTTTTGCACCACCTCTTGTTATCACAAAAGAAGAGTTGGATTGGGCGTTCGAACGGATTGAACAAGTGTTAGGTGTTTCCGTCGCCCAGTAAATGAATAGATTCATCGAACAACAGTGGACAGTCCGTTCACTGTTGTTTTGGTTTGGAGAAGTATCGATTTTAATGAGAGAAACGTTTGAAAATCAGTAACAAGGGAACATACAACTATCGCAAAAATAACTTTTAAATGGGGGTAATGAGTATGTCAAATAACAGTGGTCTCAATAAAAAAGTGGATGGTCTCGTCGATAAAGTAGCCGGTAAAGCAAAAGAAACACTCGGTAAAGCAACAGGTGATAAATCGACAGAGCGCGAAGGTAAAAAAGATCAAGTTAAAGGTGACGCGAAGAAAACAGTAGGAAACGTCCAACAGAACTTTGAAGATACGAATCGTCGTTAAGAATGTTCTAATTAAATAAACAAGACCGGACTAGATCATCACTCTAGTCCGGTTTTTAGTGTCTGCTATAATGAAATTTTGTATCAACTAAAAAGATGAAAAAATAATTTGTCTAAAGGTCTAGTCATTTAGTTGTTTATGTGGAATAATAAAAAACGTAAAAGCGTTTACATTGTTCTGTCATTATCGTTTATTCAGGAAAGGGTGAAAGGTATGTTGCAGTTTCTACAACGAATTGGTAAAGCCTTGATGCTACCAATCGCAGTCTTGCCGGCTGCAGGAATCGTACTCCGATTAGGCTCAGCGGATATGCTGGATATTCCGTTGATGGTAGCAGCAGGAGGGGCTATTTTTGATAACCTTCCATTAATATTTGCCATCGGTGTCGCGATTGGTCTATCGATTGATGCAAGCGGGGCAGCGGGTCTTGCAGGAGCCATTGGGTATCTTGTCTTAAAGAATGGTGTCGACTCGATGAACAAGGATTATTCGAGTGCACAGATTCAGGCGAAGTATGATGCGATCGCTGCGATCGTCAATGATTCCTCGACCAAGGTCGACGGAGCGACACTTGGTTCGATCGCGAATCAGGCGACACTCGGTTCGACCGTCAATATGGCAGTATTCGGTGGAATCATCGCCGGTATCGTCGCAGGACTTCTATACAATCGGTTCTATAACATTAAGTTACCAGATTGGTTAGCCTTCTTCGGTGGTCGTCGTTTCGTTCCGATCATTACATCAGCAGTCATGCTCGTACTAGCTTTCATTTTTGGTTATATCTGGCCGTTCATCGAGCAAGGCATCAATGGTGCTGGTGAATGGATGGTTGGTCTTGGCGCAGGAGGCGCTGCTCTGTTTGGATTCTTTAACCGTCTCTTGATTCCTGTCGGATTACACCACGTCTTGAATAATATTTTCTGGTTCGTCTTCGGTTCATATGAAAAAGCAGATGGTACAGTTGCGAACGGAGACATTGCGCGCTTCTTCGCTGGAGATCCGACGGCAGGAATTTATCAAGCGGGATTCTTCCCGATTATGATGTTTGCGTTACCTGCTGCAGCATTTGCGATCGTCATGGCTGCACGTAAGGAAAATCGCAAAGCGGTTGCCGGAGCGATGATTGGTCTTGGACTCACGTCCTTCCTGACAGGAATCACGGAACCCATCGAGTTCTCGTTCATGTTCTTGTCACCTGTTTTATACGTCATCCATGCTGTATTGACAGGTCTATCGATGGCAATCGTCAACTTGCTCGGTATTTTACACGGCTTCTCCTTCTCGGCTGGTTTCATCGATTACGCCTTGAATTTCGGTATTGCCAAAAAACCATTGCTCATCATTCCGGTTGGTCTCGCGTTTGCGGTCGTCTATTACTTCCTGTTCTACTTCATGATCACGAAATTCGATTTGAAGACACCAGGTCGTGAAGATGAATCGCTCGTCACAGACACGGGAGTCGTTCTGACGGATTCAGACGATAAATATGAGCAACAAGCAGCTCAAATTTTTGCCGGGTTGCAAGGAACTGAAAATGTTACATCGATCGACAACTGTGCGACACGCTTACGTCTACAAGTCAAAGATCCGAGCATCATTGATGAAGCGGCGATTAAAGCAGCTGGAGCGAAAGGTGTCATGAAGATGGGGGCAACAAGTGTTCAAATCATCATTGGCACGGATGTCGAATTCGTTGCAGATGCGATGAAGCGACAGAAGTAAAGAAAAAACGACCTTTCCTGAGCTCAGGAAAGGTCGTTTTGCTGTACGTTCGCAATAGGTGCTGTTTTACTCGAACGATAGATCGGATAAAAGATTCCAATCAAGATGATGACGATCCCAATCCATTGAGAACTCATCAGATGTTCACCTAAAATTAACACGGAACAGATGACAGCTGTCGGTAGTTCTGCCGCTCCAAGCAAAGAGACACTTGCTGGAGACAGATGAGGCGCACCAGCGGCAAATAAGAGCGGTGGCAAAATCAAGGCGAATAGACCGAGTGGAATCGCATACAGGAGAAGACCATTTTCGAAATTCGCAGAAGATAAAAACGTCGTCGGTGGGTACATAATCATGACGAAAGCAAGACCACCTGTCATCATATAAAAACTCTTCTTGATGACGGGTAGATGGTTAGCAATGCGTCCGCTAGCGAGTAAGAAAATCGAGAAACTAACAGCCGCTCCAAGACCAAACAACGTTCCGCGTAGGTCGAGGGGGCTTGAGTAAGCAGCGCTCGCGAGAATTGCTCCGCCAATTAGTAGAATCGCGGACAGGAAGTGCGCGCGAGATGGTAAACGTTTGAATGCTAGCGCATCAATGATGACACCAATCCAAGTGAATTGGAATAAGAGAATGATCGCAACGGATGCGGATACGGTCTGAAGACTTTGATAATACAGGTAACCGGTTGTACCACTTGAGATACCGATTAGCATAAGGAGACCAGCTGTCTTGATATCGAGACGAAGATTTTTCGTGAACAAGGCAAGTCCGAAAATCATGAGCCAGCCGAAGAAAAATTGACTACCGGAAACGGCTGCTGAGTTAAATCCAGCGGCATAAGCGAGTTTGACGATCGTTGAGAGGACACCATAACTGATAGCGCCAATCAGAACGAATAAGGTTGCTTTTGAACGATGCATGAATAAATTCCCTCCATTTTTAGTAAAAACCACACAAAAAAGGTTGCAACAGGGCCTTGTCCAGGTTTTTTGGACAGGGTTTGGTTGCAACCTGTGTGATTTATTGAGTTGATGTGTCGAGCAAACGATACAGTCGGGTTTTCGTTTGGTTGTACTGGACGGTCAGCGTGTTCCACTTCTTTAATGACGCGGTAGCTTTCCGAGTTAAACGATTTAAATCCGCTGTTGACTCATCAATCTTAACGAAATCCGGTTTTTTCGTCAAGCGTGAAAGCACTTTCTTTTCAGCATCCATCGCTTGGCGATACGTTTTTGAGAACGTTTGAAATGTCTGCTCGCGCTCCTTGATGAGAGATACTAACGCAGTTCCTTCTGTTTTTGCTTTACCATCAAGTTTGCTTACCATATCCTTAAGTTCTTCAAGGTCGAGTTCAGTGTATGCTTCCTTACGTAACGCTTCTTCTTGTTTTAACAAAGCAAGACGTTCATCATTTAAGGCTTCTAGTTCCTCCCGTTCATTTTGGGAGCGTTTGATTTCTTCGGTGCCTGCATCAAGAACGGCTTGGTACGTATTAACTGAAATTTCGTCCTTACGAGCACGTTGGTCGGCTAGCGTAAATGCCTTTTCCTCATCTTTCACTTGTTGTTCTAGCTTTTCATGGAGAGAAGCTGGTGAATCGTTAGAGCAGGCAACAAGTCCGAAACTCGATAGGAACAGCAACGCTAAGAATGATTTTTTCATCTGAATAGTAACTCCTTATAAATTCGAGTATTGCGCGAAGTTGTATGGAATGTGGAAATCTTCATCGTAAATCGCAAACTGATAGCCTTTTTTCTGAAGTCCTGCAACAATGGCCGGAAGTGCTTTGATAGCTTGTGGTTGTTCATGCAAGAGGATGATTTCAAACGGACGCTCTGCTCGTCGAATGACCGTATTCGCTACTTCTTTTGCACTATCTTTGTAATACCAATCCATTGAATCGATGGACCAGTCCCAAACACGGAAGTCTGCTGCATGAATGGCAGATGCCATCTTTTTCGTAATACCAGGTGTTGAACCGTAGGGTGGTCGTGTCAAATGAGGTGTTAATTGTGTCAACGTATGAATTTTTTTCTGGACACTTTGCATCTCTGAGACATACTTTCCTTTTTCGTACAATGTATCGTAATCATGTGTTTCCCCATGTAATCCGATATAATGACCAGCTTTAGCAGCAGTTTTGACTTCTTTCGGGAAAGCATCTACCTGTGTTCCGAGATAAAAGAAAGTAGCTCGAGTATCCAGTTGATCCAATGTTCGAAGTAAATCCGGCGTTAATGCGGATGGACCATCTTCGAACGTTAAATAGGCAACTTTTTTCGTCACACCGTTCCATTTTTCGACACGTGCTTTTTCCATGTTGACGACAGGAACTTCAGTGATGGATTGACTCGCAGTAGTCGATTGTTGCTCAGGTGAAAAAACGTATCGATACGCAACATAACCTCCAACTCCAAGAAAGATGAGTGTAAGAAGTAAGAAAAACCGTGGCAGAAACTTTCTTTTTTTTGTACGCGGTCGTGGACCGAGTTCGCTAGCGTGGCTTGAGGTAAATGGATCCATCGTTGTCTGTCGCTCCTTTGTCAAAAAAATATCATATACAGATAATGTAACATTTTAACTGTTTCATTTGTAACAAACAGATGACAAAAAGATTACGAAAATCGATTTTTCTAAAAAATATATCATTAATTAGAAATAGATTATTGAAAATAAAAAAACAACCACTTTAATAAGTGATTGTCTCAAGTGTTCTTAGTGTTCTGTTACAGCGCACTCACTGCATTCCGTTTGATAGGATTCACATTGCTCATCCATTTCTTTTCCGCAATGGGCACACGTCTTTACGGGAAGTTCACGGTAAAACTCAGCAGATGCTTCTTGATAAAGGGGCTGATCCATGTGTTTTTCCTCCTTCAAAATAAAACACAATGATATTTTCTTGTTTTTATTGTATTAGTACAGAAGATTAATGTCAACCATTGTTTTATAACAGTTTATAAATATCGAGTATTGATACAGGACAATAAAAAAGAGACATGCTACGATACCTAAGTAATCTGATAATGATAAGGGGGATTCACACATGACACAAGCAACACTTGAAACAATGCGTGTCTTAACGGAACGACGTTCTGTTCGTCATTACGACGAAACGTTCAAACTTTCAAAACAGGAAGTAGAAGAATTACTGGAATGGACGACAGCGGCGCCAAGTGCTTGGAATTTACAACACTGGCACTTTACCGTTTTCCATTCAGAAGAAGCAAAACAACAACTTGCACCGATCGCATACAATCAGCCAGCGATCACTTCAGCTTCAGCCGTCATCGCGATTTTAGGTGACGTTCAAGCGAATCGAAACTATAATCCAGTCTACGGTCCAGCAGTAGAAGCAGGTGGTATGACAGAGGATTTATTTGATTCAATCAAGGCGCAAGTAGAAGGGGCTTATCAAAGCGAAGCGTACGGACGCGATGCAGCGATGTCGAATGCGAGCCTCGCTGCGATGCAATTGATGCTTGCCGCAGAAGCACGTGGATTATCAACACTTGCAATGGGTGGATTTGATCATCAACGTTTTACGGAAACGTTCATCACGGAATCACGGTACGTACCGGTCATGTTGATTGCTGTCGGAAAAGCGGTCGAAGATGCAAAAAAACGTCCGGCATTACGTTTACCAATCGATCAAGTCTCAACATTCTTATAAGTCGTTCAAAATGGAGGAAACGGGGTTGAATTCCTCCATTTTAACTTTTTTTATTTTTTTTTGGAAAAAGACTTGTCAGCCTTTTAGTTTCTTGATATATTAATACATGTCCTAGCAAGTACATAACGTACTGCAAACATGATTCTGTAGCTCAGCTGGGAGAGCGCTACCTTGACAGGGTAGAGGTCGCTGGTTCGAGCCCAGTCAGAATCATACCAAAAGCCCGCTTCTCCTTTAAAGGAAAAGCGGGCTTTTTTATTACTTCTTCAACTCATCTTCTGTGACCCATTTATGATTCTTGACCGGATCACTACCATCAGTCGGTGTATAGTCTACCATGTAGACGGTTGTCTCTTTTACTTCATCAATCGTTGCTTTTGCACCGTCCATGCCTTTCATATGATTTGCTTTAACGGTTGCTTCGTCACCTACTTGTAGTGGCTTAGTTGGTACTGGATCAAGTTCTTCCTGAATGACCCATTTATGATTTTTCACCATCTCTCCACCATCAGTTGGTTTATAACTGATCGCATAGACGACTGTATCATAAGCTCCGGCAATGGTTGCTTTTGCTCCGTTCATACCGTCCATATGATCCGTCGTCAACGTGACGTCACTTCCTTTTGAATAAGTCGGATTACTCGCTTCTTTTAAACCAGATGGTAGTTTTCCGTCACTCGAATGCATCATATCTCCATGTGACATGTCGTGTGAGTCACTATTACTTTCATCGTTATTTGCGGATCCACATGCACCGAGCCAAAGCATAGAACTAAAAGCAAGTGCGGTTAACGTCAATGATTTTTTCATATTAAACCCCTCCTGAAGTCACTAGTCTTCTTTACTATACCCAGCGTATATGCAAATCGTGTGCAGATGAGGTGACAGTTTTGTCTGTCTGCGCCGATAAGGCTTTTTTTCGCTATACTAAAGTGGAAAGAAAAAGGAGGAGACGTCATGCATCGTATTTCATACTCGGTCGGAGGCATCGTACTTGCGGCATTTTTAATTTGCGGTAGCGTGCTGTTCGGGACATTGTATTATCAGCTATCTCAAACGCGAACGCAGGAAGTAGTAGATGGTTTACTGAACCGAGGAAATACACATCGTGATGTCCTTGTCGATTCCTATGACCAAACGACGATGCGCCATGTAAGCATGATGGAAGCAGATTCATCGTTTACTGTGGTGATCACTGATGCAGAGGGGAAACAACTCGAAGCGTCGCGACCTTTGTCGAATGAGATGAAAAGTGTGCTAAAGCATACGGATTTTGATTACCGTCAACAAGGAAAAATCGTTACGATGCGTGACTTTTTAATGACGGATAGTCCCATCACTATTGACGGAATACATCGTGGTCATGTATTCATGTTTGCTTCTAAAACAATCGTGGATCACGTACTTGATCCCTTGAAACAACAATTTTTCCAAGTTAGTTTGTTAGCACTTTTATTAGCAGGTGCGGCAAGCATTTGGACGACCCGACTCATCTCTCGTCCGTTAATTCAAATGGAAAAAGCGACGGCACGTCTATTAGATGGAGAAGGTGGAGAGTTGCCGATTGATCGGCAAGATGAACTGGGACAATTGGCGCGTTCGATTCAGCAATTAAAACAGGATCTTGATTTTTTGAATCGGGAACGCTCCGAATTTTTAGCAAGCGTATCTCATGAACTTCGTACACCATTGACATATATAAAGGGATACGCGGATATTCTCGAACGCCAAACGTTGTCGCCGGATGAACAACAACGCTACATCACAATCATTCGAGAAGAAAGTCAGCAAATGAATGAGTGGATTGAACAATTATTTTGGCTAGCACGGATTGATGCCAATGCTTTTACGATGGAACGAAAACCTATCGATATCGAAGAGTTGATTCATCAAGTGATACGGTTAGTGCGTAAGGACATCGAACAAGAAAATGTTTCGCTAGAGATAGAAGGTGAGCGATTACAAGTGATGGGGGATGCGCAACAGTTACGTCAGATGATCATGAATATCATTGAAAATGCGCGTCGACATACTTCGTCTGGGAAAATCATTGTTCGTTATGGTGTCAATGAAGCAGGTGCTTTCATTCAAATCGAAGATACAGGAGAAGGGATAGCTACAGAATCCTTGCCTCATGTAACGAAACGACTCTATCGAACGGAAGCGTCTCGTTCTCGAAAGCATGGAGGAACAGGTATTGGACTATCCATCGTTGAAGCCATTGCGCAGGCTCATGGAGCAGAGTTGATCATCAAGAGTCAACTTGGACATGGAACACAAGTGACACTGCAATGGAAGGAGAAATAAAATGCCGCATGTATTGATCGTAGATGATGAACCAAGAATGCTTGAACTACTGAAATTATACATTCAGCCGTATGGGTATACGTGTCAGCTTGTGGATTCTGCGCAGCAAGCGCTTGACCTCTGTCGTCAAAACATATTTGATCTGATTTTACTCGATGTCATGATGCCAGAGATGGACGGTTGGACATGTTGCCGTCTCATTCGAGAACATTCTAACGTTCCGATTTTAATGGTAACGGCTCGGAATCAGCGAGAGGACATCATCCGGACGCGAGAAGTCGGGGCGAATGATTACGTATCAAAACCGATTCAAGAAGGGGAACTGATTGGACGGATGGAAGTTTTATTGCAGCAACGATATGATGGTCTATCCTATGATCGGAAAGGATATCGTTGTAGTTACCTCCAACAAAAGATTTCGTTAACGAAGACAGAGTTTGAGTTATTAGGTGTATTTTTAGATTCTCCACGACGTGTTTTGACGCGGGATCAGCTAACGACGATGTTATGGGGAGTGGAAGCGTCTGTAGACGAGCGGACGATCGACTCGCATATTAGACATTTAAGAGAAAAACTACGTGTTTGTGGTTTTCCGATTGAACAGCATCTGGAAACAGTTCGCGGAATCGGATACCGCTGGACACACCAGTAAAGGGGAAATTCAAAACATGACAACACTCTATTTTGTACGGCATGCACACTCGACATACTCACCAGATGAGCGAGCACGTCCACTTTCCGATACAGGACAGGCAGATGCGATACGTTTACTGGAAACGTTCCAAGGAATTCCAATCGACAGATTTTACAGCAGTCCGTATCGACGGGCGATTGAGACGGTTGCACCGCTCGCGGAGGTACGTCAACAACCAATCATTGAGGTAGTGGAACTACGAGAGCGATTGTTAGCACCGGGAGAGCTTGACGATTTTCAGGTCGCCGTCACGTATGTATGGCAACATCCGAACGAGAATCCGTACGGTGGCGAAACGAACAAAGAAGCATCGCAACGAATTAGGCAATTCATCGACGAACTAGTAGAGAAGCATCCTGACGAAACAGTCGTTCTTGGAACACACGGAAACATCATGGTGTTACTCTTAGAAACATTTGATTCAGCGTTCGATTACACGTTTTGGAAGTCCTTACCGATGCCAGCCGTGTGTCGAATGGATGTGAGATTAGGAGAAAAGGCGGACATTCATGTCGT
This window of the Exiguobacterium acetylicum genome carries:
- a CDS encoding ornithine--oxo-acid transaminase, producing the protein MNQTEKIIQQTEQFGAHNYHPLPIVISEAEGVFVTDPEGRRYMDMLSAYSAVNQGHRHPKIIEALKRQADKITLTSRAFHNDQLGFFYEKVAQLTGKDMVLPMNTGAEAVETAVKAARRWAYEVKQIPGDAEIIVCEGNFHGRTMTAVSMSTEAEYQRGFGPLLPGIKTIPYGDLDALKQAITENTAAFILEPIQGEAGILIPYDGFLKDAQEVCRAQNVLLVSDEIQSGLGRSGKWFASDWDEVTPDMYILGKALGGGVFPISCVAANKDVLSVFNPGSHGSTFGGNPLACAVSIASLEVLEEEKLPERSLELGTYFMDKLKQINNPMIKEVRGRGLFIGVELTEAARPYCEALKEKGLLCKETHETVIRFAPPLVITKEELDWAFERIEQVLGVSVAQ
- a CDS encoding CsbD family protein, whose product is MSNNSGLNKKVDGLVDKVAGKAKETLGKATGDKSTEREGKKDQVKGDAKKTVGNVQQNFEDTNRR
- the nagE gene encoding N-acetylglucosamine-specific PTS transporter subunit IIBC → MLQFLQRIGKALMLPIAVLPAAGIVLRLGSADMLDIPLMVAAGGAIFDNLPLIFAIGVAIGLSIDASGAAGLAGAIGYLVLKNGVDSMNKDYSSAQIQAKYDAIAAIVNDSSTKVDGATLGSIANQATLGSTVNMAVFGGIIAGIVAGLLYNRFYNIKLPDWLAFFGGRRFVPIITSAVMLVLAFIFGYIWPFIEQGINGAGEWMVGLGAGGAALFGFFNRLLIPVGLHHVLNNIFWFVFGSYEKADGTVANGDIARFFAGDPTAGIYQAGFFPIMMFALPAAAFAIVMAARKENRKAVAGAMIGLGLTSFLTGITEPIEFSFMFLSPVLYVIHAVLTGLSMAIVNLLGILHGFSFSAGFIDYALNFGIAKKPLLIIPVGLAFAVVYYFLFYFMITKFDLKTPGREDESLVTDTGVVLTDSDDKYEQQAAQIFAGLQGTENVTSIDNCATRLRLQVKDPSIIDEAAIKAAGAKGVMKMGATSVQIIIGTDVEFVADAMKRQK
- a CDS encoding EamA family transporter, yielding MHRSKATLFVLIGAISYGVLSTIVKLAYAAGFNSAAVSGSQFFFGWLMIFGLALFTKNLRLDIKTAGLLMLIGISSGTTGYLYYQSLQTVSASVAIILLFQFTWIGVIIDALAFKRLPSRAHFLSAILLIGGAILASAAYSSPLDLRGTLFGLGAAVSFSIFLLASGRIANHLPVIKKSFYMMTGGLAFVMIMYPPTTFLSSANFENGLLLYAIPLGLFALILPPLLFAAGAPHLSPASVSLLGAAELPTAVICSVLILGEHLMSSQWIGIVIILIGIFYPIYRSSKTAPIANVQQNDLS
- a CDS encoding YkyA family protein is translated as MKKSFLALLFLSSFGLVACSNDSPASLHEKLEQQVKDEEKAFTLADQRARKDEISVNTYQAVLDAGTEEIKRSQNEREELEALNDERLALLKQEEALRKEAYTELDLEELKDMVSKLDGKAKTEGTALVSLIKEREQTFQTFSKTYRQAMDAEKKVLSRLTKKPDFVKIDESTADLNRLTRKATASLKKWNTLTVQYNQTKTRLYRLLDTSTQ
- a CDS encoding polysaccharide deacetylase family protein gives rise to the protein MDPFTSSHASELGPRPRTKKRKFLPRFFLLLTLIFLGVGGYVAYRYVFSPEQQSTTASQSITEVPVVNMEKARVEKWNGVTKKVAYLTFEDGPSALTPDLLRTLDQLDTRATFFYLGTQVDAFPKEVKTAAKAGHYIGLHGETHDYDTLYEKGKYVSEMQSVQKKIHTLTQLTPHLTRPPYGSTPGITKKMASAIHAADFRVWDWSIDSMDWYYKDSAKEVANTVIRRAERPFEIILLHEQPQAIKALPAIVAGLQKKGYQFAIYDEDFHIPYNFAQYSNL
- the yhfH gene encoding protein YhfH, with protein sequence MDQPLYQEASAEFYRELPVKTCAHCGKEMDEQCESYQTECSECAVTEH
- a CDS encoding nitroreductase family protein produces the protein MTQATLETMRVLTERRSVRHYDETFKLSKQEVEELLEWTTAAPSAWNLQHWHFTVFHSEEAKQQLAPIAYNQPAITSASAVIAILGDVQANRNYNPVYGPAVEAGGMTEDLFDSIKAQVEGAYQSEAYGRDAAMSNASLAAMQLMLAAEARGLSTLAMGGFDHQRFTETFITESRYVPVMLIAVGKAVEDAKKRPALRLPIDQVSTFL
- a CDS encoding YdhK family protein; this encodes MKKSLTLTALAFSSMLWLGACGSANNDESNSDSHDMSHGDMMHSSDGKLPSGLKEASNPTYSKGSDVTLTTDHMDGMNGAKATIAGAYDTVVYAISYKPTDGGEMVKNHKWVIQEELDPVPTKPLQVGDEATVKANHMKGMDGAKATIDEVKETTVYMVDYTPTDGSDPVKNHKWVTEDELKK
- a CDS encoding HAMP domain-containing sensor histidine kinase; this translates as MHRISYSVGGIVLAAFLICGSVLFGTLYYQLSQTRTQEVVDGLLNRGNTHRDVLVDSYDQTTMRHVSMMEADSSFTVVITDAEGKQLEASRPLSNEMKSVLKHTDFDYRQQGKIVTMRDFLMTDSPITIDGIHRGHVFMFASKTIVDHVLDPLKQQFFQVSLLALLLAGAASIWTTRLISRPLIQMEKATARLLDGEGGELPIDRQDELGQLARSIQQLKQDLDFLNRERSEFLASVSHELRTPLTYIKGYADILERQTLSPDEQQRYITIIREESQQMNEWIEQLFWLARIDANAFTMERKPIDIEELIHQVIRLVRKDIEQENVSLEIEGERLQVMGDAQQLRQMIMNIIENARRHTSSGKIIVRYGVNEAGAFIQIEDTGEGIATESLPHVTKRLYRTEASRSRKHGGTGIGLSIVEAIAQAHGAELIIKSQLGHGTQVTLQWKEK
- a CDS encoding response regulator transcription factor, which produces MPHVLIVDDEPRMLELLKLYIQPYGYTCQLVDSAQQALDLCRQNIFDLILLDVMMPEMDGWTCCRLIREHSNVPILMVTARNQREDIIRTREVGANDYVSKPIQEGELIGRMEVLLQQRYDGLSYDRKGYRCSYLQQKISLTKTEFELLGVFLDSPRRVLTRDQLTTMLWGVEASVDERTIDSHIRHLREKLRVCGFPIEQHLETVRGIGYRWTHQ
- a CDS encoding histidine phosphatase family protein; this encodes MTTLYFVRHAHSTYSPDERARPLSDTGQADAIRLLETFQGIPIDRFYSSPYRRAIETVAPLAEVRQQPIIEVVELRERLLAPGELDDFQVAVTYVWQHPNENPYGGETNKEASQRIRQFIDELVEKHPDETVVLGTHGNIMVLLLETFDSAFDYTFWKSLPMPAVCRMDVRLGEKADIHVVPLLTNTK